Proteins from a genomic interval of Perognathus longimembris pacificus isolate PPM17 chromosome 14, ASM2315922v1, whole genome shotgun sequence:
- the Pomt2 gene encoding protein O-mannosyl-transferase 2, whose amino-acid sequence MAGGLVGCELRPRRGRCGLQASRAADRDVAAEAAARIPKPPAQSRRRLEAAGRWALLTLVTLLSFATRFHRLDEPPHVCWDETHFGKMGSYYINRTFFFDVHPPLGKMLIGLAGYLSGYDGTFSFQKPGDKYEHHSYMGMRGFCAFLGSWLIPFAYLTVLDLSQSLPAAVLSAALLIFDTGCLTLSQYILLDPILMFFIMAAMLSMVKYNSYADRPFSAPWWFWLSLTGISLAGALGVKFVGLFIILHVGLNTISDLWHLFGDLSLSLVTVGKHLTARILCLIVLPLVLYVAIFAVHITVLNKSGPGDGFFSSAFQARLSGNNLHNASIPEHLAYGSVITVKNLRMAIGYLHSHRHLYPEGIGARQQQVTTYLHKDYNNMWIIKKHNTNSDPLDPSLPVEFVRHGDIIRLEHRETSRNLHSHHHEAPLTRKHYQVTGYGINGTGDSNDFWRIEVVNRKFGNRIKVLRSRIRLIHLGTGCVLGSSGKVLPKWGWEQLEVTCTPYLKETLSSIWNVEDHINPKLPNISLDVLQPSFPEILLESHMIMMLGNNGLKPKDNEFTSKPWHWPINYQGLRFSGANDTDLRVYLLGNPVVWWLNLVSIALYLILGSIIAIAMQRGVQLPKELEGQIQVLLRGGGQMLLGWVLHYFPFFLMGRILYFHHYFPAMLFSSMLTGILWDSLLRLCAWALASSPLARGIHPMGVLSLLLVTAYSFYLFHPLAYGMVGPLAQDPESPMAGLRWLESWDF is encoded by the exons ATGGCGGGAGGCCTGGTCGGGTGCGAGCTGCGGCCTCGACGGGGCCGCTGCGGGCTTCAGGCTTCCAGGGCCGCAGATCGGGACGTGGCCGCCGAGGCCGCAGCGCGAATCCCCAAACCTCCTGCTCAGAGCCGGCGGCGCTTGGAGGCAGCCGGCCGGTGGGCCTTGCTGACTCTGGTGACGCTGCTGTCCTTCGCCACCCGCTTCCACCGTCTGGACGAGCCTCCGCACGTCTG ttgGGATGAGACTCACTTTGGAAAAATGGGAAGTTACTATATCAACCGCACCTTCTTCTTTGATGTGCACCCACCTCTGGGAAAG ATGCTGATAGGTcttgctggctacctgagcggaTATGATGGTACCTTTTCATTCCAGAAGCCTGGGGACAAATATGAGCATCACAGCTACATGGGAATGAGAGGA TTCTGTGCATTCCTTGGCTCCTGGCTGATTCCCTTTGCCTACCTCACGGTCTTGGATCTGTCCCAGTCCCTCCCAGCAGCAGTACTCTCTGCTGCCCTTCTCATCTTTG ACACAGGATGCCTCACTCTATCCCAGTACATCCTCCTTGACCCCATCCTGATGTTCTTCATCATGGCTGCCATGCTGAGCATGGTCAAGTACAACTCCTATGCGGACAG GCCTTTCTCTGCCCCCTGGTGGTTCTGGCTCAGCCTGACTGGCATCAGTCTTGCTGGAGCTTTAGGGGTCAAGTTTGTTGGCCTCTTTATCATCCTGCACGTGGGGTTGAACACCATTTCAGACCTATGGCACCTGTTTGGAGACCTCAGTCTTTCACTG GTGACTGTGGGAAAACACTTGACTGCTCGCATCCTGTGTCTCATAGTGCTGCCCTTGGTGCTCTATGTGGCCATTTTTGCTGTTCATATCACGGTGCTGAACAAAAG TGGTCCTGGAGATGGTTTCTTCAGTTCTGCCTTCCAGGCGCGGCTCTCAGGGAACAACCTTCACAATGCTTCCATTCCTGAAC ACCTGGCCTATGGCTCTGTGATCACTGTTAAGAACCTCCGGATGGCCATCGGCTACCTGCATTCCCATAGGCACCTCTACCCTGAGGGCATTGGTGCCCGCCAGCAGCAG GTTACCACCTATTTGCACAAGGACTACAACAACATGTGGATTATCAAGAAGCATAATACAAACTCAG ATCCACTAGACCCTTCTCTCCCAGTGGAGTTTGTAAGACATGGAGACATCATTCGACTAGAACACAGAGA GACTTCTCGAAACTTGCACAGTCACCATCATGAGGCCCCTCTGACCCGGAAGCACTATCAGGTCACTGGCTATGGCATA AATGGCACAGGAGACTCAAATGATTTCTGGCGGATTGAGGTTGTAAACAGAAAATTTGGGAACCGGATCAAAGTGTTGAGAAGTCGAATTCGCCTTATCCATCTGGGCACGGGTTGTGTCCTGGGATCCTCAGGAAAAGTTCTTCCCAAATG GGGCTGGGAGCAGTTGGAAGTTACTTGCACTCCATACCTAAAAGAAACCCTCAGCTCCATATGGAATGTGGAAGACCATATCAATCCCAAAC TGCCAAACATCAGCTTGGATGTGCTGCAGCCCAGTTTTCCTGAGATCTTGCTGGAGTCGCACATGATCATGATGCTG GGGAACAATGGCCTTAAACCTAAGGACAATGAGTTCACATCTAAACCCTGGCACTGGCCTATCAACTATCAG GGCCTGCGCTTCTCAGGGGCCAATGACACAGACTTGCGAGTCTACCTACTTGGCAACCCG GTAGTCTGGTGGCTGAATCTGGTGAGCATTGCCCTTTACCTCATCTTGGGGAGCATCATTGCCATTGCCATGCAGAGAGGGGTGCAGCTGCCCAAGGAGCTGGAAG GGCAAATCCAGGTGCTGCTGCGAGGAGGTGGCCAGATGCTGCTTGGCTGGGTGCTCCATTACttcccattctttctgatgggccGGATCCTCTACTTCCACCACTACTTCCCAGCCATGCTCTTCTCCAGCATGTTGACAG GCATCCTGTGGGACAGCCTCCTGCGACTCTgtgcctgggccttggcctcctcTCCCCTGGCCAGGGGCATCCACCCCATGGGAGTGCTGAGCCTGCTTCTGGTAACTGCCTACAG TTTCTACCTCTTCCACCCTCTGGCTTATGGGATGGTTGGTCCCTTAGCCCAGGACCCTGAAAGTCCAATGGCAGGACTAAGGTGGCTGGAATCATGGGACTTTTGA